The following is a genomic window from Gemmatimonadaceae bacterium.
TCGGTGCTCGACCTGCTCGGCACCTACGCCGGCCGCGCCTCGGACCTCGCGCCGTGGCTCAAGGGCGCGCAGATCAATCTCGACCGGAACCTGCGGCTCCAGTATCTGGCCGGCAACACGCCCGACTGGTACAAGAGCGGGCCGATCTACCAGGGCATCCTGGCGTACCGGAAGTTCCCTGCCGACATGATCACGGGCAGCGCGGCGGAGTTGGGACAGCTCCGCTCGGCGCTCACGAGCTTCCCCGGGCCGTAATACGCCCTACCGGGCCTGCACCAGCTCCTCGCGCAGTACGTCCAGCCGGAACTCCGCCCATCCGTCCACCTGGTAATACTGCACGTAAATGTCGTGGCGCCCGCCGGTGAGCGGCGCGAGATCGATCGCCGACTCGTGCGGCCGCCAGTCGTCGATCACGAGCCGGCCGTCCACCCACACCCGCACCGCGTCGTCGCTGATCGTGCGCAGGGTGTAGTTGCCGGGCGGCACGGTGACGCGCGTCGTGGCGTCCAGCGCCCAGTGTTCGACGGGCAGGCCGGCGATCGTTGGGCGGTACCATTCATAGTCCAGCCGTTCCTCCTGGCGCGCCAGCGTCGGCGTCCCGTGGAGCAATGCCGCGAACGCCGCGGGCGCCGTGCGCGGATCGGTGCTGTCGCTCCACACGAAGAACCGCGCGTCCCAGGCGCGGATGGGCTCGAACATGCCATATGAAAATTGATATGGCTGTCCGGCCCCCACCGTCTCGCCGCGCGGCGAGACCGTGGCGCCGCCGCGATACTCGAGCGTGAGCCCCCAGTCGCCCAGGGAATCGGCGGCCGGGGTCACGGCGATCGTGTCGCCGGTGCGGCCGCGCTCGCGCGAGAGCGCGGCGACGCCGCGCCGCGACACCACGCGCCACGCGCCCGCCGGGCCGAGCACCGCGAGCCGCAGTGGCACGGCGTGCGTGCTGTCCACGGGCCAGAGTTTGGGGGAGCGCCAGTCGTACGGCCCCCACCCGTCGACGACGATCGCCGAGCGGTCGCGGCGCGTGAGCGCCGAGGCCGGCACCCGGCGTTCCGACGCCGGCGCCGGCGGCGCCAACCGCGCGTACGCCCGCGGCAGCAGCGACGCCGGCTCGCACGCCGCGGCGGTGCCGGCCGCGCTCCCGGCGTCCGGCGCCACGACGGCGTTGCTGTCCATCCGCGAGGCCGACGTGTCCTTGAGCACGAAGGTCGTGTCCACGCCCACGAACCGGTTGCGCGCCACCGTCAGCTCGGACGTGTTGGCCGCGCGCACCGCCACCCGGTTGCCCGCGAAGGTGTTGTCCCGCACGCCGTAGTCGTGGCTCCGCGTGTCGTGCTGCTTGGGGTAGCCCCAGTCGGAGGGCTGGGTGGGGTTGGCCCACAGCCAGATGGCCGTCGAGTCGCCGAGGAACCGGTTGGCGAGGATCACGTTGTGTTGGCCGTGCTCGATGGCGATGCCGGTGCGGTTGCCCACAAAGCAGTTGCCCACGATCGGCGAATCGTAGCTGTAGCCGCCCCACAGGCCGTTGTCGCTGCCGTCCGACCGATTGCCGATGAACCGGTTGCGGCTGAACGTGGCTTCCATGCCGTTGGTGGGCGCGAAGCTGAAGTCGTTGCCGAAGAACAGATTGTCGTTGGCGCCGCCGAGGCCGGTGTCCATCGTGCTCTGGCCGGCCCACAGGAACAACCCGTCGCCGCCGTGCGTGACCGAGTTGTACGCCACCACGTTGCTGTCGCTCTGTTCGTAGAGCAGCAGCCCCGCCGAGTCCTGGCCGCGCCGGTAGAAGCCGTGGCTGTAGCCGCGCACGTCGAAGTCGATGCGGTTGTGCTCGATCACGTTGCTCGCCGAGCGGTAGAGCCCCAGCCCCAGTCCCGAGTTGTACGACAGCGTGTTGTCGTGGATGCGGAGACTGTCGCTGCGCACGAGCATCAGCCCGTTCATCCCCTGCTCGGCCACGTTGTCGCGGATCTCGCCCCCGTGCACGTCCACCAGATAGGCGCCGGCCCCGTAGCGCAACCACTCGTCATGCTCGTTGTGATGGAACGAGAGCCAGTCGACCAGGCTCTCGTGCTCCACGAGGCTGTACAACGGCGGCTTCCAGTTGTAGCTGAGGTCGTTGCCGATCAGCGCCAGGTCGCGCGTGCCGCGCGCCATGATGCCCACCTTGTAGCCGCGGATGTGCGCGTGGAGAATGCGCACGTGGCGCCCGCCGTCCACGCGCACGGCCACGCCCGCCGCCTGGTCGGGATCGGCGTGCGGGTCGATCCCTTCCATGTGCGCGCCGGCGAAGTCCACGGTGACGTCGTCGCCGC
Proteins encoded in this region:
- a CDS encoding NosD domain-containing protein; translation: MNRLSCLMLAGALAPCMLAAQHAARLPSVELRRGMVITTSVRIVPRTYHLAAAPSLDSAVVTIRGDDVTVDFAGAHMEGIDPHADPDQAAGVAVRVDGGRHVRILHAHIRGYKVGIMARGTRDLALIGNDLSYNWKPPLYSLVEHESLVDWLSFHHNEHDEWLRYGAGAYLVDVHGGEIRDNVAEQGMNGLMLVRSDSLRIHDNTLSYNSGLGLGLYRSASNVIEHNRIDFDVRGYSHGFYRRGQDSAGLLLYEQSDSNVVAYNSVTHGGDGLFLWAGQSTMDTGLGGANDNLFFGNDFSFAPTNGMEATFSRNRFIGNRSDGSDNGLWGGYSYDSPIVGNCFVGNRTGIAIEHGQHNVILANRFLGDSTAIWLWANPTQPSDWGYPKQHDTRSHDYGVRDNTFAGNRVAVRAANTSELTVARNRFVGVDTTFVLKDTSASRMDSNAVVAPDAGSAAGTAAACEPASLLPRAYARLAPPAPASERRVPASALTRRDRSAIVVDGWGPYDWRSPKLWPVDSTHAVPLRLAVLGPAGAWRVVSRRGVAALSRERGRTGDTIAVTPAADSLGDWGLTLEYRGGATVSPRGETVGAGQPYQFSYGMFEPIRAWDARFFVWSDSTDPRTAPAAFAALLHGTPTLARQEERLDYEWYRPTIAGLPVEHWALDATTRVTVPPGNYTLRTISDDAVRVWVDGRLVIDDWRPHESAIDLAPLTGGRHDIYVQYYQVDGWAEFRLDVLREELVQAR